The following nucleotide sequence is from Trifolium pratense cultivar HEN17-A07 linkage group LG2, ARS_RC_1.1, whole genome shotgun sequence.
atacgctaccacttgacctttttgcataagcacacctcctagtcccatcttcgaagcatcacaatacacgacgaaagattccttagcatccggtaaaatcaacacaggcgcggtagtcaacctcttcttaagctcttgaaaactttcttcacacttcacatcccaaacaaacgcttgatccttccgagtcaactacgtcaaaggcaaagccaacttcgaaaatccttcaatgaaccttctataataaccggccaatccaagaaaacttcttatctcagaaacagactctggcgttccccattgcaatacggcatcaactttcgctgggtcaaccgctattcctccacttgaaatcacatgaccaagaaaacttacttctttcaaccaaaattcacacttcgacaatttggcatacaacttcttctctttcaaaatttgcaaaacaatccgcaaatgctccttatgttcctcttcggactttgagtaaactaaaatatcgtcaatgaacaccacaacaaacttatccaagaatgaatgaaaaatcctattcatgtactccataaaaacaccaggtgcattggtcacaccaaaaggcatcaccgaatattcataatgaccatacctcgtcctaaaagcagtctttggtatatcctccgttttcactctaatctgatggtatccggatctcaaatcaatcttactaaacacgcaagctccaaccaattgatccattaaatcatctatcctcggaagtggatacttgttcttgatcgtcactttgttcaactgtcggtagtcaatacacaacctcatactcccttctttcttcttaaccaacaacacaggtgcaccccacggcgatacactaggtcgaataaacttcttctcaagtagttcttctagttgcttcttcaactcattcaactctgacgctgacattctatacggtgccatagatatcggactagtaccaggtaccaaatcgatcgtaaactctacttctctcttcggcggtacatctgacacgtcttccggaaatacatcgggaaattcacaaacaaccggtaactcttccaccttaacttcaccttccatcttcaaggatgcaaacaacgcatacacctctacaggttccttcaacgactctactacttccttcttactcatcaaatgcaaactctCCTCCGGTTTAGGAAATACAACGGTCTTCTCGCAACAATTGATATGGACTCGGTTAAATATCAACCAGTTCATACCAAAGATAACATCTATTccactaagttggatacacactaggtccattccaaagtgtctaccaaacacggttacgggacagtcacgacatacgagacgggtagttacagaaccattagcaggagtttctatttccatacgaccagacatttctgacacaggtatactaagacgcttcatgcaatcaacggatataaaagaatgtgttgctcccgtatcaataatcgcaattaaaggagtgttatagatgaaacacgtacctctaatgagattatccccctgatccgcatcatctccactcaaagcaaacacctttcccatagtcttcttcggcttcttgcacataggacttttgtgaccctcttcaccacaattgaagcaAGTCACCTTCACTAGACAAACATCGGATCTATGTCCCCACtttccacaattgaaacacttgtctcCTTTCCCTGGGCATTCATAAGACTTATGGCCCACTTCTCCACACCTATAGCACTGACCGCTACCtctcttctttccaccactaGACTCAACAACCTTCTTCCCCTTGTCACCATAAggcttcccacggtcttgaccttttcctctcttgtcactcatggccttgtagtaattagtcttggcctttccatcatcatcacaaatacggcacttatccaccaaagttgcaaagtctcggatttgagaaaatccgataagatgcttgatgtctgggcgcaacccactttcgaacttgacacacttagcCTCCTCAGCGTCcacggtgttgtagtgtggactaaacgcacacaactcctcaaacttcacggaatactctgccacagacatgttcccttgcttgagttccatgaactccaccactttcttgttcctaatatcagccggaaagtacttcctcaagaactctcccttgaacatctcccaagtgattaccacaccaccaattcccatcctcagcttagcattcttccaccacttgttagcttcctcacgaagtacataagtacccaaggtcaacttactctcctcggtacacctcatagcctcaaagacaatctcaacttcctctaCCCACTTAACAGCAGCATCTGGAGCATAGCCTCCAGTGAAAAGTGTCGGATTATGCCTCATGAATCTCTctaacctcatctcatcttccctcccgggttgatgatctctagccacgatgttggtcaaagtagctatcgcatctgccatctgattgttagcccttccagccatgatcctgaacaaccaaccaatccaagaacagacttagaaaggtaatatcaacagtgttatctctacacaagttgaatatatgggcaactaatcctaattggttccacatgaaccgacctgctctgataccacttttgtaacacccaaaccccttaacgcgtatttattgaatataaataaataaaacacttaagaaaactctaggcgtcacatgttaataatacaaaccacggcataatttaaatcaatcatgctagcacagcggaaatttAAAAGCGATACTTATCATAGTGCTTATCATACAACAGttataattgttcacacaatatccttaggctctaggccatatcaacaaaggatattatgtttacaacccaaaagattAGGAATAGCAAggttaaatatgccatcacgggcttaatacaattcaaacgaataacccgacccgtaaaacctaatcagagcaattctatacaacccataaaaaagatatatataacatatatctaaggagtagtctacgctaactcctcaccaaaaagtgtGCTACACCAAGCACGAGCAAcgccctctaactctgatcggaatcctcaacctgagaatctgaacccccaacggtccagcacataacacaaagcatgagagttagatcacataatcaaaatacaagtgcaagtaaaagggtacttaaacacttcttctataatcatgcatatatcatacattcgtccatatccatcaacaatctaccattccattataagtacataaagacatataatcgaatactcacacaatcaattatcacaattatccaagtatgtgtcacatatcacttatcacataaatgtacacatatcctaatgcattctaatgcgtcaacttcatgcaatgtcaccctagacatatctaatgcatgtggtaccgtttcgtctttattagagtatctcacctctaatattcgtctttatcggataaatataatccgatatccgtctttattggaatatccaatatacaacaacaaaattcatgaatgcatgtatatgtttttcatgaattcaccaacaattatttagcataaagctcgtcatttactatgtggaacactatccaacatacgtcattattaagattaacaaaaccttaatattcgtcatttacaacatcatacatgattaacaatcaatatatgcatcaacaatcatcaacaagcatcaacaatcatcaacaatcatcaacaatcatgtaagaataagatactggttcgaaactacatgcaaaggaagatcgcagatgaaaaactggtgcaaACTGCAgcatttacgcctggggcggaaatatttacgcccggggcggaactttacgcctgaggcggaaatgtttacgcctggggcggaaaatcatctgaaaggctggctgctcactgctctgccgtttcaggcggaattattggacagcctctcattgcaacgatcataacttgggctacgaaagtccaatggagacgcacatatactcgttggaaagctaacaaacagggctacaacttttatgttggccactaaaaccagttcacaacgaaaagaggtcaaaattgcacgtaaaggttcagacctcatagataacaattttctacatttctcatttcaaactctaaactctcaagactctcacataagccatttttcatgttataaaccccaaataagttcatactCAAGtgaaacaaacatatctaaacacaaaaggacggttcatttctcagatctacgccataaacatcgaaaaagtaaagattgacactttttcatcaaaactctcaagaacacaaagttcttgagtttaatccattagaaaactcgttttaaccattatttccgttcattaatcatgttacaagcatgttaaacatattaagaaccttaggaacgatttccatcaagaaaatccattccaatctaaaacgaaaatggggtggaggaagttcgggtaaggagaaatcgacattctccccttcctcgaatCACCCACGActatggaacctactctcatacctggattcgaagaaaactcgacgaagatctcgaatctctagctttccttcttgccctagctccaaaaactctcttctcttctcaagaacacaaagctatgagaaaaatgaaatgttctctccCTAGCTCATGGCCATAAGGCGCCACCCTCAcctcacacaaggcccattgggcctcaagcccaattggcttggcccaattacACGATACTCTCActatcgcttaataactaaagtattcgataaataactctagttattaacttaattaaaattctacgttaataaaatattttaacacataaaaattaataatttgaaaattgggtcgttacacttaCCCTGCGTTTGAAGCTTCAGCCCCATCAAAAAACTCCGGAAACTTCATGATAGTTTCCTGTGTTAATGTGAGTCCAACATTGTTTGTTTCCGGTGTCATTGTCAGCTTCACTGAATCATCAATGATTTTGGTTGCTGCCTTAACTGAATCATCAATCATCTTGGTAATGatctcatcttcttcatcattgtcATCCTCATCAATTATTACGGCATTGATCTCATCCTTTTCATCATTGTCATCTTCATCAATGCTTTTGGCATTGATCTCATCTTCTGCATCATTGTCATTATTCAACCTGAAACCATTGATGTGATTTGTTTTAGCACTTGACATAAAAAGTTAAACtaatgcttcaacattgatTTTTGACAAAGCGATATTGACTAAATGCAGTACCCTTCATCATTGTGCTTGTCTGCATCATTGTCTTTATTGGAACTGTTATTCTTTTCAGTTTCAGCCTGGGCTTCCATTGAATTGTCCTTGTCAGTTTTTGTTTCTTCTGGGACTGCATCTTTTTTCCCAGAAGTTCCGACAGTTGCCTCAGCTATTCGTCGTTCCAATGTTGCTGCGGATCTAGTATAGATATTTATACAAGACCTACAGTGATTAAGATACATTTCTGCCTGCAAGGACAATCACTTATGGTTTCAGTtataatatttatgttaaatttaatatgaatattttgttgGAAACCATAAGAGGGCTATTTTGGTTTCAGACACAACACAAGTGAAACCATTAAGACACACTTTATGTTGCagttataatattttatgttaaatttaatatgaatattttgttgGAAACCATAAGAGGGCTATTGTGGTTTCAGACACAACACAAGTGAAACCATTAAGACACACTTCTGGTCTCAGTTATAATAAGTTTATGTTAAATTAGGATTCGAAAAGAAAAGACGGTACATGAGTATCGATAATTCACGATTTTCACCATTAAATAGGATTTGGTATACAAATATCGATAAAAACTTAAACTAAATAATCCAAACATAAGAGCAATAACAATTACCTTAGACAGTGGGCATGTGTCTGCATCAAAACACAGTACAAGCGGACCTTCTGCGGGTCTGTACAGACTTGTTACCCCGGCTGTCAATCCATTTTCAAGCCCCATGATATCATGGATCTTGGCAAGTTCCTGGTTTGCCGCCTTGACATCCCAATCACGAAGGGATGGCCGCTTGTATTTGCCCGTCAAAAATGGGCTTCGTTTCCCCATTTTATCCATGTAGTTAATATGCAACAATTAGTTAATATTGCCTCAAATTGGGAAACATGACACATTCAATTCAAAAGGAATATACATATAGGAATGAAGGCAAGTATGTGTTGATTGTATAAATATTGCTCAAATGAAAGACAAGCTCAAaagtaaatgaataaatatgcaTGTGACAAGTATGTGTTGATTGTATTAAGAATAAAAGACATAAATGagatatgaaatatgaatatttattgGAAACCATAAGAGGACTATTTTGGTTACAGATATAAAACTAGAGAAATCATTAAACCACACTCATGGTTTCAGTTATAAGATTGTGTTGGATAAAATATGAATAAGTATGTGTTTGTAAAATTGACTTTTAATTCAAATCATTGAGTGGACATCATTACCATTAGGAAGTGGAAATCTGCTAATGGATTTAAAACTCCTGGAGATTGCAGGCCTTTTTTCATATAGTCTAGAACATGTGAGCACCAGTTATATGAAGATACACCGGCTGGATCTTCTAAAATATCTGCATACTGCAGTGACACATTGCCTTTATTAGTCGGGCACAAAATGTTATGAATGATGAAACAAATTATACCCTTCACCCatgttttaggtttttctgtAGTCTTCAGTATCCTTTCTAATTCAGCAACCTTCACAACTGGAGAATAATCTCCAGTCAATCCCAATTCCTTCCTTAGCCTTCTAATTGCTCCATCAGAGCAAAGATTAGTGTCTATCTTCTTTCCAGCCATTGGAAGTTCATAGACTCTATGCACATCATCCTCTTTCAACTCTAGGACCTCCGTATCGCTCAATCTTATCCACATATGTTCCTTTTCAAATCTTCTGACAACCCAATCGATAAAAAAGGTGTGGATCCTTGTCCAGTTACAAATATGTAGCATCCCTCCAAAGCCACAGTTGTTTAGTTGGTCAATTATTTTGTCTCTCCTTTTTTTGACATGTACTGAATGCATAAGGTCATAGACCTTAGGTACACTCATCTTATGCCTCAGTCTTGCATCTGCATCAGAATCTTTCTTCACCATATCTTGTTTCACATTTTCAATAGCACAAGAAACTTTCTTACCATTcctttcattttcatcatcCGAACTTGTCTCATCGGAATCTTGTGCCTCTATTTGTGGTTTCTTATTACGACCACGAGAAGCAATGCTTTCATCACCCTTTTTatgttccttcttttttttattcttcttttcatTATCTTTTGCATCTCCTGTTTTTCGCTTATGTTTTTGACCACCACCGGATGATGAATCAGTGTCATTCCTTTTATCCTCATCTGACGGTGTCAGCCCGATACTGAAGGATGGCAATTCCTGTACGTTCTTTGATTTTTTCACCTGGATCAAAGGAAACTAGTAAGTATGGTTTCATATGGCAGATAATAAGTTAAATTCTCTACTTTTTTCATATCACTACATAAACTAGTAAGAATTCTTTCATGGAAACCACAAGAGGGCTACTTTGGTTTCAGATACACTAAAAGTGTACAATTATACTTTTTCAAAGCAACCAATTATCACAAAGAGACACtgatcaattctttttcaaaacaaccaaactaaacaaaaccatCTCTACTTTTAGTTtcatcaattctttttcaaaacaaccaaactaaacaaaaGCATTTCAGATTATGATTTTTCCCAAATTGGAATTTAGGTTACACCAATGCAATTACtttccaaacaaaacaaaagcattTTCCAACTAACAGTTACACTTGCAAAAGCATTAGGGAAGTTCAAACCTGTGTCGTTTTCTTCATTTTGCTTTTTGCAAGTGAATCGTTGATGATGATCCTTTACTTGTGTGTAAGAAATCAACAATAATTGGTTTTGAAGATTGATTTCGGTGACAGTGATGACGAAGGAGTGAACTCTGATGGAAATGATTGTAGATTTCAGTGACGGTGATGATGAATGTAGCTTCCGGTGATGATGTTGATTCCGGCGATGGTGATGATGAACGATTGTTGTTGGTTTTGGACAGAAAAATGTTAGTTTCGAGATAACCGTTACTTTTGGAGTTAACGTCGTTAGTGGGAAGCGGTTGTATGAAGGAATGGGTTGGGCTAGGCGTGTTGGGCTCGGCTAGTGGGCTGGACTTATGCAGCGTGCATAAGTATTtgtttatgtataataaccGGACCCTAAATTCACACGTTTCATAAAACCTTATTATTTAATATTCCAAAAACAACATtagtatttctttttctttttttaattttagtcttATTTATACGTAAGAAATATGTTAGGCAGTTGTCAAATCATTAGTGAAAACTAAACACAAAGAAATCATTAGTAGTTCatggtgtgtttggtaagtccaataagctagcttatagtttattggactagcttataagtttgtttgaaaaaaataaaagtgtttggtaacaaaaatttctcacgagcttatattttttttagatattatTTCAAGTTGCGTTTGAGCTTATATCTTAAAGCTTTTCAcagttttttttcatttttaacctttaatttaattttattattttttataaaataaaaaactaccccCTAAAAAAAAACTACGCACCGCATATAAATGTCATTTTaagtctttttatatttattaatcatttaaaaagttgttaaaaaaaatcatttaaaaagtcaattttaccaaacactttaatttcaattagatAGTTTTTCACCTATCAGCTAGTTTTttagctatcagctataaggtagcatatagcttaattttaccaaacagatgATACTTTCCActcctatttatttatttagaaaaatCATTAGTGGTCAACAACAATCCAACAcccatgatttttattttttttgtattcattattaattattaaaagaaaaattatcatTCCGATAATAAATTGGTTCAAGTGAAAAAAGTCTTGCTTGCTCTTTTTAAGCATGTAGTCATGAGTTTGATTTCTGACTCATGCgtatagaaaaaatttaattgcgAAAACCGATTTTATATGTCTCACAAGTTCCCCAATAAAAATTAGTTAACAACAATAGAAACATCATATTAATATcgtactaattaaaaaaatacctTACATCATCTTTTTCCACGTACAACCACCAACAAATTTCTGCACTTGAATCTCTTCCGGTCATCTTTTTCTTCCACGGCGGTGGATTTACctataaattttcattttattgttGATTATTATTGACTTGAAACAAGTTTGAATTGTTTTcttgttaacttttttttttatatatcccACAAGTTTCCCAAATAAGATTAATTATTGTTAACGACGATAAAAACATCGTACTAATAAAAGAAACTaatataacttacccgtgctatcgcccgggttaatgttctatgaaaaatatagatcattttttttcacacatgaaaaatatggattattaaaattttaatattgtgatttttttaattatttggaaaattaattttatatttaatgtaatagtttatttaaatatgataaaagatccaaattttggagattttaaggagaaatgacataatggagagtgatactccactcctcgttcccaactcacatgttcatatatttgttcttttattttcataaaaaaaatgaagtcattatgcaaaaactaatctaacgattaatatatttgttcttaatcgtcatctctctcctttagacatttgttttcttcaggagtattttatctcatgtccccgtgtgaaaaaatttcacatttgagaaacaaaatggggcgattttaattttaatattatttatttaaaagtaatgaacagtagaattgtttgtcatttgcttgacacaaaaaaaatttatataatttttttaagcatatctcatttgttaatgtgcaaattttaaaaaatgtatctatttgtttttatttttatttgtttatttcacagtgatgtatggagaataaaaataaagtaatacatgatattattgcttttaattctttttttttatatataaaatcattgttactttctctgctttcaattgatatcgtattttttatataataaaatctacaaatgtatgtctcaccccgtgtaagttattttttgcttaatacctccatgtaggttttttttttatcaatacccccgtattttaatattttgtttggtacaaatcactatgtattttttttattataaaaaccacgttaaggtaaaccataatt
It contains:
- the LOC123904882 gene encoding uncharacterized protein LOC123904882 codes for the protein MVKKDSDADARLRHKMSVPKVYDLMHSVHVKKRRDKIIDQLNNCGFGGMLHICNWTRIHTFFIDWVVRRFEKEHMWIRLSDTEVLELKEDDVHRVYELPMAGKKIDTNLCSDGAIRRLRKELGLTGDYSPVVKVAELERILKTTEKPKTWVKGIICFIIHNILCPTNKGNVSLQYADILEDPAGVSSYNWCSHVLDYMKKGLQSPGVLNPLADFHFLMINYMDKMGKRSPFLTGKYKRPSLRDWDVKAANQELAKIHDIMGLENGLTAGVTSLYRPAEGPLVLCFDADTCPLSKAEMYLNHCRSCINIYTRSAATLERRIAEATVGTSGKKDAVPEETKTDKDNSMEAQAETEKNNSSNKDNDADKHNDEGLNNDNDAEDEINAKSIDEDDNDEKDEINAVIIDEDDNDEEDEIITKMIDDSVKAATKIIDDSVKLTMTPETNNVGLTLTQETIMKFPEFFDGAEASNAGFDKNHSVSQGTDSVTQETISKFPEFFDGAEASYAELNNDDLVKKDSVPQETDSELVLVPDVMHQENPTKSDSNVVINATPLKSIKPDEIIDLDNVTPKKRKKHNMLYSDNTYPERRRAVKKSKYLASPYDDAVHKSAATELQKKLSTYAWNPELDKDHIMYCSDNKAHLYSLQRADFWTLQKDEWVSCFVINSWVNCLNWNQQDNMTRLVTPLVNYFDMERMPPVTKSIAHWRFVDRLKNFKYMDWKAIDPTKLEYIMTPAIAGNPGSHYVCFVVNFKSHKFEFLNSLTGGGEKLQLPNGEPSLYKQMFDVWLNEVEAFVTELYKLWKIKMPFQFTTFNWDTPKAPTQVDSDNCGVFCMKFLDEWGGEMQSFKGWSKLRKHGDNGKIAKIMDLRIDLCSAILTNSSNSRKEQVLKDAT